A section of the Micromonas commoda chromosome 14, complete sequence genome encodes:
- a CDS encoding predicted protein, translating into MFEQAFPERNLTVILFKDVTNAGEIHAKLLDRSLEPELALINPRKVQSVFALHLAAHKSVAAHEREALATHTLHSEVVFNLSGLKHITEGLKRFGMAEDASEVLVCRFDATDEDIAATRGLVKGIEVDIETALEGLRDQDAIKKNYKTGDLECQVGVGTIEDAVLARIATAPMR; encoded by the coding sequence ATGTTTGAGCAGGCTTTCCCGGAGCGTAACCTGACCGTGATTTTGTTCAAGGATGTGAcgaacgcgggcgagatCCACGCCAAGCTGCTGGACCGAtcgctcgagcccgagctcgcgctgatCAACCCACGCAAGGTTCAGAGCGTCTTCGccctccacctcgcggcgcacaagtcagtcgccgcgcacgagcggGAGGCACTCGCCACGCACACCCTCCACTCGGAGGTCGTGTTCAACCTCTCCGGGCTGAAGCACATCACCGAGGGGCTCAAGAGGTTCGGCATGGCGGAAGATGCGAGCGAGGTGCTCGTATGTcgcttcgacgcgacggacgaagacatcgcggcgacgaggggccTGGTCAAGGGTATCGAGGTGGACATCGAGACGGCGCTGGAGGGTCTGAGGGACCAGGACGCCATCAAGAAAAACTACAAGACGGGGGATTTGGAGTGCCAGGTGGGCGTGGGGACCATCGAGGATGCGGTCCTGGCCCGCATCGCGACGGCACCAATGAGGTGA
- a CDS encoding predicted protein has translation MGPPPGPPGGGAKLRRGTTGIAKPKIPALQQRQRRAYHDTGLGKGKSTAATKEYEGTKNARAKKVARDERRDRERARARLERDADFAEMSDTMMDYLEDEFTSVFLAILYAFSIVFFILAIVSRWYGSRKPIWGWIIGLSVPWFMVTTAYLIEPRMERWTVDGITKFYFRLQELSRSDAATVHETLEKWWEWRKVQKPPRVFGV, from the coding sequence ATGGGCCCTCCTCCGGGTCCGCCCGGGGGAGGGGCGAAATTGAGGCGCGGTACCACGGGTATAGCCAAACCCAAAATCCCGGCGTTGCAGCAGCGACAGAGGCGGGCCTATCACGACACTGGGTTGGGCAAGGGGAAGTCGACGGCAGCTACCAAGGAATACGAGGGAACCAAgaacgcgcgggcgaagAAGGTGGCCAGGGATGAGCGGAGGGACAGGGAACGGGCGCGGGCAAGGCTGGAGCGCGATGCGGATTTCGCGGAGATGTCAGACACGATGATGGACTACCTCGAGGACGAGTTCACCTCGGTGTTTCTCGCCATACTGTACGCGTTCTCCATCGTATTCTTCATCTTGGCTATCGTGAGCAGGTGGTACGGGAGCAGGAAACCAATTTGGGGCTGGATCATAGGCTTGTCTGTGCCGTGGTTCATGGTCACCACAGCGTACCTAATCGAGCCGAGGATGGAACGGTGGACCGTGGACGGGATAACAAAGTTCTACTTCCGCCTGCAGGAACTGAGCAGGAgtgacgcggcgacggtgcacGAGACGTTGGAGAAGTGGTGGGAGTGGCGAAAGGTGCAAAAACCGCCGAGGGTGTTTGGCGTCTAA
- a CDS encoding predicted protein, whose amino-acid sequence MSSRPGGGHRVGRMVSLGRISAPKPINLPSQRREHGGLDPNVELVPKGSHTWNAPAKEENALVHKPRIGEAAWAGGRPASIPPPSHARSPDRSDSFPDLNGAAGGGSPVEDGRRDEYGRRNDRYDDGYHHGRRDDRYDDGYHHGRRDDRYDNGYHHGRRDDRYHDGFDRDPRDGYHGRRRSFERDGGYGHDRDHRGYGPPDRRYHHHDDDRDGYGPPPPHGSSHRQFPAGRDGWGREPRAYARDPRDFEGYPRDPRDPRDPRAEMHERRHGHEIIERRRSFEPPPGPGSPSGGPPPGPPPLPPGPPPAWATKAPNTAGEGGKPVEPPRPTSPAARADRRSSNGAPGEWGSAANEADTSLPPVPSDDSRGASPAPPPHGPPPGQPSPSAQGGSPAAPPKNVRVLTRPSGHSPGKPLDDTGHFSSAKLPEHLRDLRLAPTGEKKLWTPDGSGSGSNSRNNSIGERRAPVETVHKVVVARKGGDAGGGEGNGKDGKVKGAGPKNKKQGNKKAEASKPKAAAAAAAAPPVNPPPPPGPPPPGTAKVAVPQPAPQPVANGSGPKGNKTSKANKTSKEAKEATTGDTVKQIPAPKGKGAKGKENPTEVAGNGTSPTPAKNKGGRGTKGGRGGKAPVVKAPPIAGETALPAPQAAENAA is encoded by the exons ATGAGCTCAAG ACCCGGCGGTGGCCATCGCGTGGGGCGCATGGTGTCCCTGGGGCGCATCTCCGCGCCCAAGCCCATCAACCTGCCCAGCCAAAGGAGGGAACACGGCGGGCTGGATCCCAACGTGGAGCTCGTCCCAAAGGGTTCGCACACGTGGAACGCCccggccaaggaggagaacGCGCTGGTCCACAAACCCAGGATTGGCGAGGCGGCGTGGGCCGGCGGCCGGCCGGCCTCCATCCCCCCGCCCTCCCACGCCCGCTCCCCCGATCGCAGCGACTCGTTCCCCGACCTCAACGgagcagccggcggcgggtctccGGTTGAGGACGGTCGCAGGGACGAGTACGGTCGCAGAAATGACAGGTACGACGACGGGTACCACCACGGTCGCAGGGATGACAGGTACGACGACGGGTACCACCACGGTCGAAGGGACGACAGGTACGATAACGGGTACCACCACGGTCGAAGGGACGACAGGTACCACGACGGCTTCGAtcgggacccgcgcgacgggtaccacggccgccgccgatcctTCGAGAGGGACGGCGGATACGGGCACGACCGCGACCACCGCGGGTACGGACCCCCGGACCGCAGGTACCACcaccacgacgacgatcgcgacgggtacgggccgccgccgccgcacggaTCCTCGCATCGGCAGTTCCCGGCAGGCAGGGACGGGTGGGGGCGGGAGCCGAGGGCGTACGCGAGGGACCCGAGAGATTTCGAGGGATATCCGAGAGACCCGAGAGACCCGAGAGACCCGAGGGCGGAGATGCACGAACGGAGGCACGGGCACGAAATAATAGAGAGGCGCAGGTCGTTtgaaccgccgccgggaccggGGAGCCCCTCAgggggtccgccgccgggaccgcCACCTCTTCCTCCGggtcccccgcccgcgtgggCGACCAAGGCACCCAacaccgccggcgagggcggtaaGCCCGTCGAGCCACCTCGCCCgacctccccggcggcgcgcgccgatcgcaGGTCGTCCAACGGCGCGCCCGGTGAGTGGGGATCTGCGGCGAACGAGGCTGACACGTCCCTGCCCCCGGTGCCGTCCGAcgacagccgcggcgcgagcccggcgccgccgccgcatgGGCCACCTCCGGGCCAACCATCGCCGTCCGCGCAGGGTGGGTCACCGGCGGCTCCCCCCAAGAACGTCAGGGTCCTGACCCGACCGTCCGGACACTCGCCGGGCAAGCCGCTCGATGATACGGGACACTTCAGCAGCGCAAAGCTCCCCGAGCACCTGCGCGACCTCAGGCTGGCGCCCACCGGTGAGAAGAAGCTGTGGACCCCCGACGGTTCGGGTTCAGGGAGTAACAGCAGGAACAACTCCATTggtgagcggcgcgcgcccgtcgagaCTGTCCACAAGGTTGTGGTTGCGCGAAAGGGTGGCGACGCAGGCGGGGGAGAGGGCAACGGGAAGGATGGCAAGGTCAAGGGCGCCGGACCCAAAAATAAGAAGCAGGGGAacaagaaggcggaggcgtccaAGCCTAAGgcggccgcagccgccgcagccgctcCGCCGGTGaatcctcctccgccgcccgggccTCCACCTCCCGGCACGGCTAAGGTTGCGGTGCCTCAACCCGCGCCTCAACCGGTGGCCAATGGATCTGGTCCTAAGGGCAACAAGACGAGCAAGGCTAATAAGACGAGCAAGGAGGCCAAGGAAGCAACGACCGGCGATACAGTTAAGCAGATCCCGGCGCCCAAGGGGAAGGGGGCGAAGGGAAAGGAGAACCCCACGGAGGTTGCTGGTAATGGGACCTCGCCCACCCCTGCGAAAAACAAGGGTGGCCGTGGCACCAAGGGTGGCCGCGGAGGTAAGGCACCTGTCGTTAAGGCACCACCTATCGCCGGAGAGACAGCCTTGCCCGCACCGCAGGCTGCAGAGAATGCGGCGTGA
- a CDS encoding predicted protein, producing the protein MAAVASVFGFKHRVGGPVPSRAAQRASRISRGRVHQPLRVVARGLEGRPWVELKDGVPTSGPDLSVTVNGLKFPNPFVIGSGPPGTNYTVMKKAFDEGWGGVIAKTVSLNADLVKNVTPRYAKMKSEDGAEVLGWQNIELISDRSFEVMLAEFKQLKEEYPDRILIASIMDEYKKENWVEVVRRCEEVGVDAFEINFSCPHGMPERKMGAAMGQDCTVLDEVCGWVKEVATVPVWAKMTPNITDITEPANVCLEKGMDGIAAINTIMSIMGVNLDTLAPEPCVEGHSTPGGYSYKAVRPIALAKCMAIAQMIKKEFPDRTLSGIGGIDTGGHAAEFILLGSDTVQVCTGVMIHGYPLVQNLCAELQEFMGKHGFESIAEFKGMSLEYFTTHTDLVARQKEAIEKKKKAKVGIESDDKWTGEGFVAETESMVSNV; encoded by the coding sequence ATggcggccgtcgcgtccgtaTTTGGGTTTAAGCATCGCGTTGGAGGCCCTGTGCCGTCCCGTGCAGCGCAGCGCGCCTCCCGCATCTCTCGGGGGCGGGTCCACCAGCCCCTGAGGGTCGTCGCGCGTGGCCTCGAGGGTCGGCCGTGGGTCGAACTGAAGGACGGCGTGCCCACGTCGGGCCCAGATCTCTCCGTCACCGTGAACGGGCTCAAGTTCCCCAACCCCTTCGTCATTGGCAGCGGTCCCCCGGGCACTAACTACACGGTGATGAAGAAAGCCTTCGACGAGGGCTGGGGCGGGGTCATCGCCAAGACGGTCTCCCTCAACGCCGACCTGGTCAAGAACGTCACCCCAAGGTACGCCAAGATGAAGTCAGAGGATGGCGCAGAGGTCCTGGGGTGGCAGAACATCGAGCTCATCTCCGATAGATCGTTCGAGGTCATGCTCGCCGAGTTCAagcagctcaaggaggagTACCCAGACCGCATCCTTATCGCGTCCATCATGGACGAGTACAAGAAGGAGAACTGGGTCGAGGTAGTCAGACGCTGCGAGGAGGTTGGCGTGGACGCTTTTGAGATCAACTTCTCGTGCCCGCACGGCATGCCCGAGCGAAAGATGGGCGCTGCGATGGGCCAGGACTGCACCGTGCTTGATGAGGTGTGCGGATGGGTCAAGGAGGTCGCCACAGTGCCGGTTTGGGCAAAAATGACACCTAACATAACTGATATCACCGAGCCTGCGAATGTCTGCCTCGAGAAGGGTATGGATGGAATTGCCGCCATCAACACCATCATGTCCATCATGGGGGTCAACCTCGACACCCTCGCCCCGGAGCCGTGCGTCGAAGGTCACAGCACCCCGGGCGGGTACTCGTACAAGGCCGTCCGTCCCATCGCTCTGGCCAAGTGCATGGCCATTGCCCAGATGATCAAGAAGGAATTTCCCGATCGAACCCTAAGTGGCATCGGTGGCATTGACACCGGCGGCCACGCGGCCGAGTTTATACTCCTCGGATCCGACACCGTGCAGGTATGCACCGGGGTTATGATACACGGCTACCCACTGGTGCAGAACCTGTGCGCTGAGCTGCAGGAGTTCATGGGTAAGCACGGATTCGAGTCGATCGCCGAATTCAAGGGCATGTCCTTGGAGTACTTCACTACCCACACGGACCTGGTGGCGAGGCAGAAGGAGGCCATCGAGAAGAAGAAAAAAGCTAAGGTTGGCATCGAATCCGACGACAAGTGGACGGGCGAAGGGTTCGTCGCCGAAACTGAGAGTATGGTCAGCAACGTCTGA
- a CDS encoding early light induced protein-like protein (CBR/ELIP6, putative) gives MIAATSLSSRVTLNLPVRARAVSTRAARAAVVRVAADGEESSGYKSMNVTKPNIVNNLDGETTRNIDGKVYTITVKGDEVTVKDKFGQVFPARVNKSAIIEADLSNSVAGANTMSIGGMNFALTPDQVTGFQQRTETINGRAAMVGFVAAMGAELTGHSVAEQVFSPGGFLAAAFIGAATVAASVAPVALNKVTIDECFPSEQASYPDELLPTVWTPIAEKINGRVAMVAFTLMLILGQ, from the coding sequence ATgatcgccgccacctccctcAGCTCCCGCGTTACCCTCAACCTccccgtgcgcgcgcgcgccgtctccacccgcgccgcccgcgcggccgtggttcgcgtcgccgccgacggcgaggagtcCTCCGGGTACAAGTCCATGAACGTCACCAAGCCCAACATCGTCAACAACCTTGACGGCGAGACCACGCGTAACATCGACGGCAAGGTGTACACCATCACCGTCAAGGGCGATGAGGTCACCGTCAAGGACAAGTTCGGCCAGGtgttccccgcgcgcgtcaacAAGTCCGCCATCATCGAGGCGGACCTCTCCaactccgtcgcgggcgccaacACCATGTCCATCGGCGGCATGAACTTCGCGCTCACCCCCGACCAGGTGACCGGCTTCCAGCAGCGCACCGAGACCATCaacggccgcgccgccatggtggggttcgtcgccgccatgggcgccgagctcaccggccactccgtcgccgagcaggtCTTCTCccccggcggcttcctcgctGCCGCtttcatcggcgccgccaccgtcgccgcctccgtcgcccccgtcgccctcaaCAAGGTGACTATCGACGAGTGCTTCCCCAGCGAGCAGGCCTCCTAccccgacgagctcctccccACCGTCTGGACCCCCATCGCCGAGAAGATCAACGGTCGCGTCGCCATGGTGGCCTTCACCCTCATGCTCATCCTCGGCCAGTAA
- a CDS encoding predicted protein has product MNAATGRIVLDLFAGTHPKTSENFRQMCTGEAGFGYRGSTFHRVIPGFMNQAGAKGAGGSIYGGSFDDESFVHNHDEPFLLSMANSGPNTNSNQFFITVAPTPHLDNKHVVFGTVVEGEDVVMAINEAGTNGGRPRRQIHIVNAGELKD; this is encoded by the coding sequence ATGAACGCAGCGACGGGTAGGATCGTCTTGGACCTCTTCGCAGGGACGCATCCGAAGACATCGGAGAACTTCCGGCAGATGTGCACGGGAGAGGCTGGGTTTGGCTACCGCGGCAGCACCTTTCACCGGGTCATACCGGGTTTCATGAACCAGGCTGgagcgaagggcgcgggcggtaGCATATACGGCGGgtccttcgacgacgagagctTCGTGCACAATCACGACGAACCTTTCTTGCTGTCCATGGCCAACTCGGGTCCGAACACAAACAGCAACCAATTTTTCATAACTGtagcgccgacgccgcaccTGGACAATAAGCACGTGGTGTTCGGCACGGTGGTGGAGGGGGAGGACGTCGTCATGGCGATCAACGAGGCGGGTACGAACGGGGGTAGGCCGAGGCGACAGATACACATCGTCAACGCCGGGGAGTTGAAGGATTAG
- a CDS encoding predicted protein, with amino-acid sequence MSLSIASPASAVRPSIACLSRRRPVGRSSRSQMRVEAASVKVTITPSDGGESITTTVDTASVLRTVILDTGAQLYGGMDRLMNCGGMGNCGTCLVDVVEGADLLSEQTEAELRKVKAGKLKEGWRMSCQCLVGGDAAPEGAELSVVVRPKK; translated from the coding sequence ATGTCGCTTTCGATCGCATCACCCGCATCCGCGGTCCGCCCCTCGATCGCGTGCTtgtcccgccgtcgccccgtcggGCGATCGTCTCGCTCCCAGATGCGTGTGGAGGCTGCCTCGGTGAAGGTAACGATCACGCCGTCCGATGGAGGGGAGTCCATCACCACGACCGTGGACACTGCCAGCGTGCTCCGTACCGTGATTCTTGACACTGGCGCGCAGCTGTACGGCGGCATGGACAGATTGATGAACTGTGGCGGCATGGGCAACTGCGGCACCTGCCTCGTGGACGTGGTGGAGGGAGCCGATCTGCTGTCCGAGCAGACTGAGGCGGAACTGAGGAAGGTCAAAGCCGGCAAGCTGAAGGAGGGCTGGCGCATGTCCTGCCAGTGCCTCGtgggcggtgacgcggcgccggagggtGCGGAGCTCAGCGTGGTGGTGCGACCTAAGAAGTAG
- a CDS encoding predicted protein translates to MPKPVSHGRKKSKNPFAGATGLKRAISLSQRQKDMKQKRKRVEEIFADADMSYTGSLNREEFATVLEKMVEEAGVEEPVTPTAVEWVMQRADSTGDSSTLSMEEMEKGMGVWASYLGRKEFIDDIMQRFDLDGDGKLSREELKSYVCELKGGEAPTAAELDWIIQRCDKGGFNTVAGDGFIGRIELLDVADEWCYLPRDVHSDEKLLNEDETSAVPGSARGKGGCCVVQ, encoded by the coding sequence ATGCCGAAACCCGTCAGTCATGGACGAAAGAAGAGCAAGAATCCCTTCGCGGGGGCGACAGGGCTGAAGCGAGCGATCTCGTTGTCGCAGCGTCAGAAGGATATGAAGCAGAAGCGCAAGAGAGTCGAGGAGAtcttcgcggacgcggacatgAGCTACACTGGGAGCCTGAACCGAGAAGAGTTCGCAACGGTTTTGGAGAAGATGGTGGAGGAGGCTGGGGTGGAGGAACCTGTCaccccgacggcggtggAGTGGGTCATGCAACGCGCGGATAGCACCGGCGATAGCTCCACTCTCTCCATGGAGGAGATGGAGAAGGGAATGGGAGTGTGGGCGTCGTATTTGGGCAGGAAAGAATTCATCGACGACATAATGCAGCGTTttgacctcgacggcgacggcaagcTGTCGAGGGAGGAGCTTAAAAGTTATGTATGCGAGCTCAAGGGGGGCGAGGCACCCACGGCCGCCGAGTTGGACTGGATCATCCAACGGTGCGACAAAGGGGGCTTCAACACCGTAGCGGGGGATGGCTTTATTGGTAGGATCGAGCTCCTAGATGTTGCCGACGAGTGGTGCTACCTTCCACGGGACGTGCACTCGGACGAGAAACTGCTGAACGAAGACGAGACCTCGGCAGTTCCGGGTTCGGCGAGGGGCAAGGGTGGATGCTGCGTTGTGCAGTGA
- a CDS encoding predicted protein gives MSSRDRADLAAFTSHQHEIEVTLLDGPDGVALASCHLERDPTRRESKVRASKGPATGRRVRLRLPCGEESLRVPSTVGKTRWLRVRIGGLELTGAISPPLPESHRTDDPPLERQVGTLRADGVAVQLRFKTASNRTDSATLDSATLDSTTLDSTTLLEYVLLDGAFTADEHATDGIEAVEAAGEQVYTTARDVAVRNEPAPRVGRISDIWMPQKFEPGSEHFDEKDPDRLQYDRRGRERNEELLVEIRRETEAWEATGRNTALLLNHRREARRWDLALLQNRRSMLRDLAKLVKEQGLDGVTADMAERLKAATTFSKRKAMDFDNDCADIQPVDESDQDAVSLIKEDLFEFLDELVETNVAELTRLHGEINRKCIRCTEGIRRLDQELDDRTRWDNAESGVETRDVLENGVRRVDMERMLGRMVTKVDVDASLKIPDADRMRIVGGHDVEQSRLSGHQEYKGQLPSSCYVPRPRVKEDLPQGAEQYERKLARGMAPK, from the coding sequence atgtcgtcgcgcgatcgcgccgatcTCGCAGCCTTCACATCCCACCAGCACGAGATTGAGGTGACGCTCCTGGACGGACCGGATGGCGTGGCGCTGGCGTCGTGCCACCTGGAgcgcgacccgacgcgccgcgagagTAAAGTGCGCGCCTCGAAGGGTCCCGCGACcggtcgacgcgtgcgactcAGGTTGCCATGCGGCGAGGAATCCCTTCGGGTGCCCTCGACCGTCGGCAAAACTCGCTGGCTGCGGGTGAGGATCGGGGGTCTCGAGCTCACTGGCGCGATATCGCCGCCCCTTCCAGAGTCACACCGCACGGACGACCCGCCCCTCGAGCGGCAGGTTGGAACcctgcgcgcggacggcgtcgccgtgcagcTTCGCTTCAAAACCGCTTCAAATCGCACGGACTCGGCGACTTTGGACTCGGCGACTTTGGACTCGACGACTTTGGACTCGACGACTTTGCTCGAGtacgtcctcctcgacggagCCTTCACCGCGGATGAACACGCCACCGACGGCatcgaggcggtggaggccgCGGGGGAGCAGGTGTACACGACAGCGAGGGACGTGGCGGTCAGAAACGAACCCGCCCCGCGAGTGGGTCGCATCTCCGACATCTGGATGCCCCAAAAGTTCGAGCCGGGATCCGAACACTTCGACGAGAAAGACCCCGACCGGCTCCAGTACGACCGGAGGGGAAGGGAACGCAACGAGGAACTCCTGGTGGAGATAAGGCGCGAGACGGAAGCGTGGGAGGCGACGGGTAGGAACACCGCATTACTCCTCAATCACAGGCGTGAGGCGCGCAGGTGGGACCTCGCGTTGCTCCAGAACCGTAGGTCCATGCTGAGGGATCTCGCCAAGCTGGTGAAAGAGCAAGGACTggacggcgtcaccgcggacATGGCGGAGCGCttgaaggcggcgacgaccttcTCGAAGCGCAAAGCGATGGACTTCGACAACGACTGCGCCGACATTCAACCAGTCGATGAGAGCGATCAGGACGCGGTGAGTCTGATCAAGGAGGACCTGTTCGagttcctcgacgagctcgtcgagacgaacgtcgccgagctcacgCGGCTTCACGGCGAGATCAACCGGAAATGCATCCGATGCACCGAGGGTATCAGGCGCCTGGATCAGGAGTTGGACGATAGGACGAGATGGGACAACGCGGAGAGCGGGGTGGAGACCAGGGACGTGCTCGAAAACGGCGTCAGGCGCGTTGACATGGAGAGGATGCTGGGTCGCATGGTCACCAAAGTGGATGTCGACGCAAGTCTGAAGATACCGGATGCGGACAGGATGAGGATCGTTGGGGGGCACGACGTGGAGCAGTCCCGGCTGAGCGGGCACCAGGAGTACAAGGGCCAGCTCCCGAGCTCTTGCTACGttcctcgcccccgcgtcaAGGAGGATCTCCCCCAGGGTGCAGAGCAGTACGAACGCAAACTAGCTCGCGGCATGGCCCCTAAATGA
- a CDS encoding predicted protein, translating to MGGFDTVALVSGGKDSVMAAMMAQSYGHNIVALANLLPADGDVEELDSHCFQTVGHRAVGVYHELTGLPLFRRKIVGTSAHVEMSYDVCDERVKGDEVEDLRALLAAVVRELPNVRAVTSGAILSDYQRLRVEAVCADLGLTSLAYLWRQPQGLMLETICASDVDAVLCKVAAMGLKPDRDLGRSLVDAKGTLYEIESAYGSHCCGEGGEFETLTMDCPLFRRGSLRFEDTRVVVTSRDPFAPSAHLAVEAVAVDVKDHTVEPGRLVDVNADVDPPAVTRRRRTIDAFEEVLTSEEAVIGGNARLTRSWRRAGPKFWTVAAAVPVSGPNLEAGSAEEAARSAEAGLHFVELSLRENGRDWSDVALVQLYVRDMSHFAAVNEAYLRVVPSTQPPARACVQLPLPGDTPVAMDVLVGVGSGASARKSLHVQSVSCWAPACIGPYAQAVTHLGLTHMAGVIGMVPATLDMIHSSDGDANATEARRAWRSAAAVARASGATLASDCLSCTVYSSTAGGDGARTASDEAFAEVMRGEGWQDDVDVPGGPHAAKAGVPTGSVHRNGRDGSPLAVSGDGSGFGASAPRRWPWDPLVTHVTVPGLPKDARVEVQPVLLDGDGPGERRGGDGDGDEPWDGDVETSRMAIESAAYDDTAGHGVACVALSRRGRFCRVHAAVPKSAEDIDAAVVVAFRAVVRAVEDAGLTVSDVGCARAFVASDETLDTETVLALANAVDGVLEVQCAVVPVVRASFGSVDDAFMVLELMAVS from the coding sequence ATGGGGGGCTTCGATACCGTGGCTCTAGTCAGCGGCGGCAAGGACTCCGTCATGGCCGCCATGATGGCTCAGTCCTACGGCCACAACATCGTGGCGCTGGCAAACCTGCTGCCCGCCGATGGGGACGTGGAGGAGCTGGATTCGCACTGCTTCCAGACGGTGGGCCACAGGGCGGTGGGTGTGTACCACGAACTGACCGGTTTGCCTCTGTTCCGTCGTAAGATCGTCGGCACGTCGGCGCACGTGGAGATGTCCTACGACGTgtgcgacgaacgcgtcaagggggacgaggtggaggacctgagggcgctcctcgccgcggtggtcagGGAGTTGCCCAACGTgagggcggtgacgagcgggGCGATCCTGAGTGACTACCAGCGGCTCAGGGTGGAGGCGGTGTGCGCGGACCTGGGTTTGACGAGCTTAGCGTACCTGTGGAGGCAGCCGCAGGGTCTGATGCTGGAGACAATCTGCGCttccgacgtggacgccgtgCTGTGCAAGGTTGCCGCCATGGGACTGAAGCCCGACAGGGACCTCGGCCGGTCGCTCGTCGATGCGAAAGGCACCCTCTACGAGATCGAGTCCGCGTACGGATCGCACTgctgcggcgagggcggggagTTCGAGACGTTGACGATGGACTGCCCGCTGTTCCGCCGCGGTTCTCTCCGGTTCGAGGATACACGGGTCGTGGTCACCAGCCGCGACCCCTTTGCGCCAtccgcgcacctcgccgtcgaagccgtTGCGGTGGACGTGAAGGACCACACCGTCGAACCGGGGCGGTTGGTGGACGTGAATGCTGACGTggacccgcccgcggtgacTCGCCGAAGACGCacgatcgacgcgttcgaggaggTGCTGACGTCGGAAGAGGCTGTCATAGGGGGTAACGCGAGGCTCACCAGGAgttggcgccgcgcgggacccAAGTTTTGgacagtcgccgccgccgtgccagTCTCGGGACCGAATCTCGAGGCGGgctccgcggaggaggcggcgaggtccgcggagGCTGGACTACACTTCGTGGAGCTCTCGTTGCGCGAGAACGGCCGGGACTGGAGCGACGTGGCGCTGGTGCAGCTCTACGTCCGGGACATGTCGCACTTTGCGGCGGTCAACGAGGCGTACCTGCGGGTGGTGCCGTCGACCCAACCCCCGGCGAGGGCTTGCGTCCAGCTCCCCTTGCCCGGAGATacccccgtcgcgatggacgtgctcgtgggcgtgggctcgggcgcgtcggccaGGAAATCTCTTCACGTGCAGAGCGTGTCGTGctgggcgccggcgtgcaTAGGACCGTACGCTCAGGCGGTGACGCACCTCGGCCTGACCCACATGGCGGGGGTCATAGGTATGGTCCCGGCGACGTTGGACATGATTCATTcaagcgacggcgacgcgaacgcgacggaggcgcgcagggcgtggaggagcgccgcggccgtggcTCGGGCCTCGGGCGCCACGCTCGCTTCGGACTGCCTGTCGTGCACCGTGTACTCTTCAACCGCGGGCGGAGACGGGGCGAGGACCGCGTCGGACGAGGCCTTCGCCGAAGTcatgcgcggcgagggttgGCAGGATGATGTGGACGTGCCCGGGGGGCCCCACGCGGCGAAAGCCGGGGTACCGACCGGGTCCGTCCACCGTaacggccgcgacgggtccCCGTTGGCGGTTtccggcgacgggagcggctttggcgcgagcgcgccccgTCGGTGGCCGTGGGATCCCCTGGTCACCCACGTCACCGTGCCCGGGCTTCCgaaggacgcgcgcgtggaggtCCAGCCCGTGTtactcgacggcgacgggccggGTGaaagacgcggcggcgacggcgacggcgacgaaccgtgggacggcgacgtggagacTTCGCGGATGGCGATTGAGagcgccgcgtacgacgacacagctggacacggcgtcgcgtgcgttGCCCtgtcgcgacgcgggaggtTCTGTCgcgtgcacgccgccgtgcccaAGTCGGcggaggacatcgacgcTGCCGTGGTGGTCGCGTTTCGTGCGGTTgttcgcgcggtggaggacgcCGGGCTGACGGTTTCCGACGTGGGTTGCGCCCGAGCGTTTGTGGCGAGCGACGAGACGCTCGACACGGAGACGGTGCTGGCGCTGGCGAATGCGGTGGACGGGGTGTTGGAGGTGCAGTGCGCGGTGGTgcccgtcgtgcgcgcgagcTTCGGgtcggtggacgacgccttTATGGTGCTGGAACTGATGGCGGTTAGTTAA